Within Streptomyces albofaciens JCM 4342, the genomic segment CGCGACCAGGGTCAGGTTCTCGTCGCCGCGGGCCTGGAGGGCGTCGATGCGCGCCTCGTTGAGGACGCTGAGCGAACGGGCGCCGTCCTCGTACGACGTGTTCAGGCCCGCGCGGGCCACGGAGTGGCCGGCCGCCAGCCACAGCAGGACGACGGCGGACGCGGTCGTGGCCGCCAGCAGGCCGCGGTTGAACACCCGGTTCGTACGACGGTAGTTGCGCCGCTGGGCCCAGACGAGGGCGCCGAGCGCCACCACGCCGGTGGAGAGCGCCAGCCAGGGCCACGCCTTCGCGGAGTCGTAGTCCTCACTGAGGCGCGCCGTCTCAGCCACGTACAACTCGCGCGCAGCCGGGAGGAGTTCTCCGCGCATCTGGGCGTTGGCGTAGCGCAGGTAGGCGCCGCCGAGGGGGAGGCCCTGGCGGTTGTTGGTGCGGGCCGTCTCGATCAGGCCCGTGTACCGGGGGAGGAGGCTGTTGAGCTTTCCGATCTGGCGGGCCGCGGCGTCCGAACCACTCGTGTTGGACGATGCCTTGGCCAGCAGTCGGGCGGCCATGGCGATGTCGGCCTCGTACCGGTCGCGGGTGGCCTGGGTCTCCTTGCCGCCCGCCAGGAAGCCGCTCGCGGCGGTGGTGTCGGCGTCGGCGAGGGAGCGGTAGATGTCCGCGGCGTCCGCGCTCAGCGGCTGGCTGCGCTCCACCACGTCGTGCGCGGCGGCGGACCGGTCGGTGACCTGCCAGGCCGTCGCGGCGCCGAACGCCACGACCAGGAAGGCCAGTACGGCCCCGATGATGCGCAGCCGGCCGGGCTCGGTCGTGGCGGCGGCCCGCAACTGGTCCACGCCGTCGGCCCACGCCGTACGCCGCCGGGCGGCACCCGCACTCGCGCCCGCCCCCGCCCCTGTACCCGTACCCGAAGAGAGGCTGGAATTTGCCGCGGACCCGGACCCCGCGAACGTGCCCGAACCGGTGGAGGAGGCGGCGGAGGAGAAGCCGGTGGAGGAGGAACCGGGGACGGCGGCGCGGCCGGACGGCGGCGCAGTGCCGGTCTGCGGGTTGGACACGGAACCTCCCCCTGGTCGCGGACGGCGGCCCCGGACCCGTGCGACGGGCGCACGGGAACAGATGCACGGCCAGCAGTCAGTATGGCCGCAGGGACTGACAACCACACCGTTATTGCCTGGATCATGTGCGGATCAGGCCCCGCCGAACCCTCCCGTCCGGCGGGCATCCGTGTTCCCCCGACCGCCAACACGCGCGGCCCGCCGGACACGGTTCCCGAAAGGACACGCGTATACGCAATTCGTGGCATTCGCCGGGGAATCCGGTGCCCGGCCGCGAGGCACGGGCGGAACCCGCCCCCGACGGGTCCCACCCGGCCTGCCCTTGGGAGACGGGCGGTCGAGAGAGGGGCAGTCGCGAGACGGATGGTCGCTTACGAGCTGTCGCGCTACGAGCGGTCGCGAGGTGGGGCGACCGCGCCGACAACGCCCGCTCGGCGAAACGATCCCGCCTGACAACTCCCCCTGAGTGGGGGAACGAACCGGGCCTGCCAAAGGATCCCGGTAGCCGGAAAGCTCCCATCCCGCCCATCCCGCCTATCCCACCCATCCCACCCATCCCGTCAACCCTCACTCCCTCAAACCCTCACCCCCACCAAACTCCCCACCCCCACCAAACTCCCCACCCCCACCCCCAGCCCCCTCAAGCCCCCTCAAGCCCCCTCCGAACATCTCCCCCAAACTCCCCCCGAACCCGCCGATACGCCTCCACCCCCGCCCCGGCCCGGTCCAGTGCGTGCAGGGCCGCGCCCAGGACGGGGGGCTCCGTCACCACGCGCGGTTCCGCCTTCGGGGCGCGCTCCGCCAGTAGGCGGGTCAGTTCGTCGTGCAGGAGCGGGTGCCGGGCGGCCAGTACGCCGCCGCCCAGGACCAGTGGCGTCGGCTCGTCCAGCAGGTCGAGCCGTTTCAGCGCCACCGACGCCAGCAGCGCGATCTCCTCCGCCTGCCGGTGCACCAGGGCCCGCGCCACCGGGTCGCCGGACGCGGCCACCGCGAACAGCAGCGGCGTCAGCCCGTAACGGCGCTCGCGCGGGATGTGCCCCAGGTGGAGCGCTTCGATCAGCTCCGGCATGGTGGTCAGCCCGAAGTAGGCCGGGACCTCGTAGGCCAGCGCGCTCGGTTCGCCGCGCCCGTCGTCGGCCCGCGCCGCCCACCACAGCGCCTCCTCGGCCAGGTGCCCGCCACCGCCCCAGTCGCCGGAGATCCGCCCGATGGACGGGAACCGGGCGGTACGGCCGTCGTGGCCCAGGCCCGC encodes:
- a CDS encoding N-acetylglucosamine kinase; protein product: MFLAVDAGNSKTDVALVGADGTVLATVRGGGFRPPVVGVAQAVGDLAALVDTVRERAGVTGPVSQVSAYLANADLPVEETELAAEISSYGWAPAVTVANDTFALLRTGLPDSGEPVGVAVVCGAGINCAGLGHDGRTARFPSIGRISGDWGGGGHLAEEALWWAARADDGRGEPSALAYEVPAYFGLTTMPELIEALHLGHIPRERRYGLTPLLFAVAASGDPVARALVHRQAEEIALLASVALKRLDLLDEPTPLVLGGGVLAARHPLLHDELTRLLAERAPKAEPRVVTEPPVLGAALHALDRAGAGVEAYRRVRGEFGGDVRRGLEGA